CACTATTATGTGGGACTCTGCCCCATTGGGCCAGCCTCTCATTGTTAAGCAGTTTTACTTAGTTTCAGATTCATTTTTGCCCATGCCTTCAGCTAATTGTTCAAATGATTTAACCTTACCATGTGGATTCTGCGATTGTTTACGATCTTTCCATTGGCGTTCTTCTTGTCGCTTAGATTGAGTCATCTAAATTGCCCCTTTACATAAAGTTCAGTATACCGTTAGAAGTATGAAAAGCCTCCACCAATTGACTCGTGCAGTCATCACTTATCATGAGGTCGAGTCTGGCAAATATTAATTAATGCATGCCTTTCCACTCACCTTGATTTTTAGATGCTTTTTCTTTCTTTGCTTTATCTTTATGTGCTTGATTAGCGTTTGCACTGCCAAATTCTTGAGAGAATTCTGAATCAGTTTTGCTTGAATTGATTCCTTGTTTATTCTTTTGGTCTGCATCATTTTTCTTTGTTCGTTTTGCCATGGATACCCCTCCTTCTTACCTTTAGTATGAGATCAAAAAGAAGAAATATACCTCGCATTAAAGCTGATAGTAACATGAACCTTTCATGTAATTCGGGTAAAAAACAAGGTGAATAATAAGTTCCGGTTTGGTTATTTTATAAGTTACATACCTAATTCCGTTTTTAAAAGGTGTTTGAAATTAACTTAGCACCAGAATTTCTTGAATTGGATTTACCATTATTGACAATACACTTCACATTTAAATGTTGCTTATCATCCTTCCATCCTTGATGTTGAAAGTGAGTATTATTGACTTTAGCATCAAATCTTGCATGGTCCCCTACCATGGTATTTTTGACAGCTTTCCTCTTCTAATTATCTTTAACTTTCTTTTTCCATTTTCCCGTTTGAGTTTCCTGCTTTTTTCAATAGCCATCAAGATCCTTATGATTTTTCCTTTTAATCCGTTTTGGATTATGTTTTGTACTATTACAAAACAGGTTACGGCAAAATCAGTGAATGATTCAGGTACAAGCCTTTTAGCAAGAAATAATAAACGATTACCAAGCAAGGGTTTTCCTCAAAAATATATTTTATGATATGATAGGTAAATTGTTTATCTTCCCTGTGACACATATACATTCATCTAAGAAAAGAGGTATTTATGCACGACACAGAATTATCCAAGCGACATTGGTTACTCATTTTAACACTTACTTTATTAACATTTGTTCTCGGGACAAGCGAATTTGTTATCATCGGGATCTTAACCGATATTTCCTCGAGTCTAAATATTACAAATGCAAAAGCAGGTACACTCGTTTCTGCGTTTGCCATTACGTTTGCCATTGCGACACCACTCGTGATGTCGGCAACAAGCCATTTTCCAAAACGTAAATGGATGTTGTTTTTGATAGGTTCGTTCATTATCCTGAATGCTTTGTGCGTAATATCGACGAGCTTCATAATGCTGCTTGCTCTTCGGATGATGACTGCGATCGTAACAGGAGTTTTAATTTCACTTGCCATGATTGTTGCAAGTGAAACCATGCCAATCGCGAAACGTGGACTAGCTATATCATTTGTTTTCGGTGGTTTTACTCTTGCAAATGTAATTGGAGTACCAATAGGCACTGTCATCGCTGATTGGTACGACTGGAATGCGACCTTTCTTTTAACGACTTTTCTCGGTGGAATTGCGTTTTTGGCATCTTTCTTGATTTTGCCTACTATGCACATTACATTTCGCAGTTCAATGCGTGAGCAATTTTCTTTGTTAACACACCCACGTATCTTAATGGCTTTTTTCATTCCGTCTCTTGGATTTGGTGCAACGTATGCCGTTTATACGTTTCTTGTTCCAATCCTGAAAGGAATGGAAGCACCAAGCAGTTCAATCAGTCTAATCTTGTTTGGCTACGGATTTATTTCCATTTTCAGCAACATTCTTGCTGGTAAAATTGCCAGCCACAATGCTATCGGACGTCTCCGGTTTGTTTTTCTCGTTCAAGCGATTGTTCTGGTCAGTTTATATTGGACCACAAATAACTTAATCTTGGGATTGGTTAATATTAGCTTAATGTCATTAATGGCCATCCTTTTAACAACATCTACCCAGCTTTATTTGATAGATCTAGCTGGCATTTATCAACCAAAAGCTACAGGACTAGCTGCTTCACTGATGCCAGTAGCAAGCAATGTCGGTATCGCATTTGGTTCTGCATTAGGCGGAGTTGTTTATCATCAGGGAAATTTGATGAATGTTACATTGGTAGGTGGGTTGGTTGCTATCTTTGCAAGTCTTCTAACTTTCCTAAGTCATCGCTTAGACCAAAAACAAAAAAAACTAGCATAAGAGAGAAGTTATCTGCGCCTTGGTATGCATCCTCTGGTACGTGCAATGGCATAATAAACGAGAAATGTTATTGTGGTTTTGAAACAAAGTGGCATCAAATTAAAATTAATACAAAAAATCTTGCTAGAGCATGTTTTGAAAAAGGATTGATTCAAAACATGCTCTTAACCGTATTCGAATGAATGATATTTTTTTATAAAAAAGTTTGATCATTTTCCATTCTTCTTATAGGACCAACCAGCTAATAAGATGTCAATATCTTTCTCTAAAATCTTATTTCCCATATGATCTACTATTTTTGGCCATGCCAATAGCCCTCCAAAACCTTTTCGGAAGGGTTTTTCTATGTGTCAGTTAATCGGGCAAAAGTTCCAGGAACATTTTTTCCTCTTTAAAAGTACGTAAATCCAATGAAGCAAATGATTAATGAGGAAAGTTTTTCCTTCTAATTTTCCTGATCCTTTCATTCTATTAGAATTAATTACCTAATCGAAACCCGCTTAATATTAAATCATCCCTTTTATACGCAAGTTAAAATTTGAGGTATTCCCATCCGAAACATCCTTCAAGGTCGGAATATACGTTTCTATTTTACCTTCCATAAGCGAGAATAACTCTATTCTTTCCGGTAGCTGGCCTTTTCCTCATGTGTATCAACTAAATACTTCTTTATGCTGAATGAGCTGTTTGACCATTCTGCCACTTCAAAAGTTAAGGAAAGTTCGGTTCCAACCCCTTAAGTCCCAACTAGCCTCAAACATGTTTCGGTCGACAATTTACTTTAACGGATTAAGTCTTACGCCTCCGTATGTCCTACCCTGTCTACTGATAAAATAGATTCTATTAAAAAAGGTCAATAAGTAATTTTACTGGTTGACCTTAGAATACGAAAGCACCAGCTGGTCCATAGCTACCTACAGTTTTTGATATTACTACTTAATATACTGGGTCCCAATTTTTCAGTATTTGAATTAGAAAGGCGCACCTGCACTTCTACATTTTCCATTTTCGCTGTAATTTCATCAAATCTTCCAGCCCAAGTTGGACTATCTTTTTCTGCAGTAGGATAAAGCCTGAAACGCCAACTAATTTCCTCTGGTATAAAAGCAAAACCTTCATAGCTATCGTAATTCCCATATGAAGATGGTTCTGGAAGGTGTACTCCAAGAATACTTACATTAGTTCGTGCAAAACTTGGTGGGCGCAACTGCACTTTATAAATTAATGCTGTTCCTTTTGAATTTGTAAGCTTTTTATCAATTGGTTCCAATACCATACTACAAGGCATAGTTGTTGCATTTATTTGAATAGGGGAAATGACAAAAGTTAAGATTATAAATATGCCCAAAACAATTTGTTTCAAACTAACACCTCTTACAATCATTTTGGTTTATTTTACCCTTATTATGATCTAAATATAAATAGTCCTCATTCAAGTAACCTGCCTCTCTAATTGTATAAGAAGAGGAGCCGCTGAGCAGCTTCTGGTAATAAAGTAAAGCAACTTTTTTTATTCACTAACATATGTATCCATTTAAAACTAACCTCACAGAACTAAAGGTGAGGTGATATGATTCAACCAAGCAAAACATAATCCCCTACTTTAATATGGTTCTTTTCAAACCATCCAAGATTCACTTCAATTGCATAATGATATGCTATTTCTGGATCATAGGTAGGGCATATATACTCTTTACAAGGCTCCATATCAAGTATTTTTAGAATTTTCCTAGCTGAGTCAAGAAAAGCAATAGATAAAGGAATTAATGTGTTTTTCATCCAAAACCCACCATATACTTCTTCTGAAAACACAAATAACATCCCTTCATTTTCGGGTAATTTCCCAACAAACATTAAGCCCATTTCTCTTTTTCTTTGAGTATCTGCAACTTGAACGGTTAATCTAGTTTCCTTGTTTCCACTAAGTATTTTTATCATTTTTCTTTTTATTATATTTTTCATATTCACTCACCTTCGAATATTTTTATAAGCAGGAAAGAAATTTAAGGTCTTTAAAAAAGTTCATGAGAATGAAATTTTTTTATTCGAAAAAACGTCTATTCCCTAAAAAGGAAGAATGTTGGAGATAAAACGAATAGAAGATGAAAAAAATAATTAACAATGCACCGTTTCACTTCTAATACTTATTCTATGATTTTAAGTTTTATACGCTGTTTTCAATCATCACAGCAACCATATATAAGCACAGCCGTAGTTTTAGAAACCTTTCATGAACTTTATTAATGCTTTCGAAATGGAATTTTTAGTTGTTAACGCTCGGCACATGAAAGGAGTCCCTGATCTAAAAATAGAAGTCTTGGATGCTGGGTGGATTACTATTAAAATTAAAAAGGTACTTGATCAAATATCAAATTAGGCTCCGTAGAGAGTAAAAAGAGCAATGTGCATCACCACTAGGTAAGAAACTTTAGTAATTTAGGCAAGTCTCCAGGAAGGAACCAGTCGGGGTGGTATGCACGCTTAAAATATATCTTTATAACAATAATATGACAGAGTTAAATATGGGGAGTTTCTTTTGTTGGAATGTCGATTTATGTATGATGTTAAATGTTCTAGTTTCATGTTTTATGACTTCTTCTTTAAAGTTTATTTTCTTATTTGACTTATCTCTTCGGGAATGGTCTCACCAAGAGCGCAAATAAGGAACCTTTTTAAAAACCCTCCCCATTTAGCACCTTTCATAAGGCCCATCCTAGGGCCTGTACAACTGTACTACGTAACGTCATACGGTATCAGCAAGGCTACTAAATAGGGGGATTTGGAAAATTGGATTGGAATAGTATATTATATGCTCATTATTCCAATTAGTGTCGAATAGTAATAAATATCAGCATCAGCCCCTTTTAACCTACCATGCACAACCTCAAACCCAACCCATGTTGGGTTATGGACCCTATTCAACGCCGAAAGGCCTAAGGACGGCCTACCGGGAATCTTGATTCCAGTAGGGTAATTATGACTCCAATAGGCTGTGGTACTAGATTTAGAAAGAGTACTAATCTAATGATAGACAAAAAAGGGTCCGCATTTCTTTACTTAATGAATGCGAACCCTAGTTTTTTAAGGAGACCCTCTGAATGAGAGTCCTTCTTTAAAGCATTTTATCGATACTTCTCATAAAGTCTTTCATAACGATGGATAATTTCCCTTTCGCTTCCTTCATCGAGCTTCCTTTAACACCGAAATAAAATTTAATTTTAGGCTCTGTTCCCGAAGGTCGTAAACATACCCATGTGCCATCTTCAAGAAAGTATTTTAATACGTTCGATTTTGGGAGCTTGATTGCCTCTTCCCTATTTGACGCAAACATGTATTTTTTCCTGCTTAGATAATCCTCTCGAACCACTACTTGAAGATCAGAGATTTGATCTGGTGGATTTTCACGGAATTCATTTAGAATCGCTTCAATTTGCCTGGCACCTTCAATTCCTTTTAAAGTCAACGATTGC
This sequence is a window from Brevibacillus sp. JNUCC-41. Protein-coding genes within it:
- a CDS encoding DUF6254 family protein, whose amino-acid sequence is MTQSKRQEERQWKDRKQSQNPHGKVKSFEQLAEGMGKNESETK
- a CDS encoding MFS transporter, which encodes MHDTELSKRHWLLILTLTLLTFVLGTSEFVIIGILTDISSSLNITNAKAGTLVSAFAITFAIATPLVMSATSHFPKRKWMLFLIGSFIILNALCVISTSFIMLLALRMMTAIVTGVLISLAMIVASETMPIAKRGLAISFVFGGFTLANVIGVPIGTVIADWYDWNATFLLTTFLGGIAFLASFLILPTMHITFRSSMREQFSLLTHPRILMAFFIPSLGFGATYAVYTFLVPILKGMEAPSSSISLILFGYGFISIFSNILAGKIASHNAIGRLRFVFLVQAIVLVSLYWTTNNLILGLVNISLMSLMAILLTTSTQLYLIDLAGIYQPKATGLAASLMPVASNVGIAFGSALGGVVYHQGNLMNVTLVGGLVAIFASLLTFLSHRLDQKQKKLA
- a CDS encoding DUF192 domain-containing protein, translated to MKNIIKRKMIKILSGNKETRLTVQVADTQRKREMGLMFVGKLPENEGMLFVFSEEVYGGFWMKNTLIPLSIAFLDSARKILKILDMEPCKEYICPTYDPEIAYHYAIEVNLGWFEKNHIKVGDYVLLG